The DNA segment GTGTCTGGTGCTTCGTGGTGCCGCCGCTGGTCGGTGCCTTGTCGCTGATCATTCGGCTGACCGAACCGAAGCCCGCTTCCTGAGGTGGCGGCTTTTGCCGACACGTTCGCCGGCGCCGTAAACGGCGAGCTGCGGGCGCTACGACGTTCTCGTTTCCGTAACCCCGTCGACGCTGAGGGGGCCCGCGCCTCCCGCGAGGACGAACAGGGCGCCGCCGGCGAGCCCGATATCCTTCCAGAAATGGATGAACTGGCCCCAGCGCGCGGTGGCGTCGCCGGTGATCGACCAGTAGGGATGGCCGATCGCCGCGGCAAAGAGATTGAAGAACACCAGGAGCAGGGCAAACTCACGGGTGCGGAAGCCGAGCACCAGCGCGGCTCCGCTGACGACCTCGATGGTCGCCGCCAGCATCGCCCAAACATCCGCCGAACCGGGCAGGCTACCCATGAAGTGCGTGAGCAGCTTCAGGTCCAGCCAATGATTGGTCCCCGACATCAGGAACAGCGATCCCATGCAGAGCCGACCAAGCAACTGGATCATCGGCTCGCTGCGCAGAACCCATGAATCGATAACCCGCGACGTCATTATGCCCACCCCAAACTTGCTTCCCGTCCCGGCTTTTAGGGCACGGCGAAAGGGCGGACAATCGCTTCGGCCGCACCGAATGCTCAATTTTCAATGATTTGCCAGCCGCGGATGGGACGGGCGTGCTATCCTCGCAGCCGCGACGAAGGAATTAATCACCGCGCTTGAGGTGTTGCGATGATCACTATTCCGGAATTGGTGGCGCAGGCCCTGGGGTCGTTCCTGACGTCGGACACCAAGAGCCGGTTTGGCGCTTCACATGCGCGGCTCGCCGAAGTCGTGCCCTTCGCGGCCCGGCTGACCCTTGAT comes from the Bradyrhizobium erythrophlei genome and includes:
- a CDS encoding DoxX family protein, translated to MTSRVIDSWVLRSEPMIQLLGRLCMGSLFLMSGTNHWLDLKLLTHFMGSLPGSADVWAMLAATIEVVSGAALVLGFRTREFALLLVFFNLFAAAIGHPYWSITGDATARWGQFIHFWKDIGLAGGALFVLAGGAGPLSVDGVTETRTS